In one window of Terriglobia bacterium DNA:
- a CDS encoding heme-binding protein: MFCLGGVAQMMPNPYGPPISNENAKKAAAAALAEAVKNKWNMAVAVVDPNGTLVYYEKMDNTQLGSADVAVDKARSAALYKRPTKAFQDALASGGAGLRVMSLRAAIPVEGGVPIVADGKIIGAIGVSGANSDQDGQCANAGAAVIK, encoded by the coding sequence ATGTTCTGCCTGGGAGGAGTAGCGCAGATGATGCCCAATCCGTACGGTCCGCCGATCAGCAATGAAAACGCCAAGAAAGCTGCCGCTGCCGCGCTGGCTGAAGCGGTGAAAAACAAATGGAACATGGCCGTGGCCGTGGTGGACCCCAACGGCACGCTGGTGTATTACGAGAAAATGGACAACACCCAACTGGGCAGCGCTGACGTGGCCGTTGACAAAGCTCGTTCCGCCGCGCTGTATAAACGCCCCACCAAGGCTTTTCAGGACGCGCTGGCTTCCGGCGGAGCAGGCTTGCGCGTGATGAGCCTGCGCGCAGCGATTCCCGTGGAAGGTGGAGTGCCCATCGTCGCCGACGGCAAGATTATCGGCGCCATTGGAGTTTCCGGCGCCAACAGCGACCAGGATGGCCAATGCGCCAACGCCGGCGCCGCGGTGATCAAGTAA
- a CDS encoding alpha/beta hydrolase, which produces MLATFLILPVGVLAAMALAQFVCARIDARKFTAPGELITIPGAKMHVRRMGQADDGPAVVFESGIAASTLNWCMLQPQLAEFSATCSYDRAGFGWSTTRDRAAACTLHQITENLHAMLDAMDVPRPYILVAHSFGGYIVRAYAQKFSGEIAGLVLVDPLTPEEWVQASREKLSMLHRGVWFARIGGVFAAIGLIRGPLWLLQRGNRDVPRGLLGAFGPRATQRITGLVRELTKLPPDVTRVIRALWSTPKFYWTLAGYLQSLPRAAKELDATAFPAELPVTVLSGAHNPEERLQEHAAIARHSVRGKHIIADKSAHWIHLDQPELVTEAVRELANAAKTKVLAG; this is translated from the coding sequence GTGCTTGCTACTTTTCTGATCTTGCCTGTTGGAGTTCTGGCCGCGATGGCGCTGGCTCAGTTTGTCTGCGCCCGCATTGATGCCCGCAAATTCACCGCACCCGGAGAACTGATAACCATCCCCGGCGCAAAAATGCACGTGCGCCGCATGGGCCAAGCTGACGATGGTCCGGCCGTAGTGTTCGAGTCGGGCATTGCGGCGTCAACCCTCAACTGGTGCATGCTGCAGCCGCAGCTGGCGGAGTTCTCCGCCACCTGCAGTTATGATCGCGCGGGCTTCGGCTGGAGCACCACCCGCGATCGTGCTGCTGCCTGCACCCTGCACCAGATCACGGAAAACCTGCATGCCATGCTGGATGCGATGGACGTGCCGCGCCCTTACATCCTGGTGGCCCACTCCTTTGGCGGATACATTGTCCGTGCCTACGCGCAGAAATTCTCCGGCGAAATCGCTGGACTGGTCCTGGTGGACCCGCTTACGCCGGAAGAATGGGTGCAAGCCAGCCGGGAGAAACTCTCCATGCTGCACCGTGGCGTATGGTTTGCGAGGATTGGCGGCGTCTTTGCTGCGATCGGGCTGATACGCGGACCTCTCTGGTTGCTGCAGCGCGGCAACCGCGACGTCCCCCGCGGACTTCTCGGCGCCTTTGGCCCCAGGGCCACGCAGAGGATTACCGGACTGGTGCGCGAACTCACCAAGCTTCCGCCGGACGTCACGCGGGTCATCCGCGCGCTGTGGAGCACGCCAAAGTTTTACTGGACCTTGGCCGGCTATCTCCAGTCGCTGCCCCGTGCCGCGAAGGAATTGGACGCCACCGCCTTCCCCGCGGAGCTGCCAGTTACCGTGCTCTCCGGCGCGCATAACCCGGAAGAGCGCCTGCAGGAGCACGCGGCCATCGCCCGCCATTCTGTGCGCGGCAAACATATCATCGCCGACAAGAGCGCCCACTGGATCCATCTCGACCAGCCTGAACTGGTCACGGAGGCCGTGCGAGAATTGGCGAACGCGGCAAAAACCAAGGTTCTTGCCGGATAG
- a CDS encoding SCO family protein yields MKFTALCLSVFLTSVLTVSGQQAAPLPPEPVSLTVPDVEVVNQFGERVKFNSGVVKGRVAVIAGFFTTCTSMCPITQENMARLARLLGDRMGRDVVFVSLSTDAAHDTAPRMKAWGEKFHVGQGWTLASGNKSDVDTLLKSLGLYVDIPQRHQSALIIGNQTNGWMRASSWSSPERLLKVIDSVSAGSAQPQTPVPSGK; encoded by the coding sequence ATGAAGTTCACGGCCCTTTGCCTTTCTGTATTCCTTACATCTGTACTCACTGTTTCCGGCCAGCAAGCGGCGCCGCTGCCACCTGAGCCGGTGTCGCTTACCGTTCCTGATGTTGAAGTCGTCAACCAGTTCGGCGAGCGCGTGAAGTTCAATTCCGGCGTGGTCAAAGGCCGCGTCGCGGTGATTGCCGGATTTTTTACCACCTGCACTTCCATGTGCCCCATCACGCAGGAAAACATGGCCAGGCTGGCCCGGCTGCTGGGCGACCGCATGGGCCGCGATGTGGTGTTCGTCTCGCTCAGTACTGACGCCGCCCATGACACGGCGCCGCGCATGAAAGCCTGGGGCGAAAAATTTCACGTAGGCCAGGGCTGGACCCTGGCCAGCGGCAACAAATCTGACGTGGACACGCTGCTGAAGTCGTTGGGGTTGTACGTTGATATTCCGCAGAGACACCAGTCGGCGCTGATCATCGGCAACCAGACCAACGGATGGATGCGGGCCAGCTCGTGGTCCTCGCCCGAACGATTGCTCAAAGTGATTGACAGCGTTTCCGCCGGCTCCGCGCAGCCGCAGACACCGGTGCCATCGGGCAAGTGA
- a CDS encoding GNAT family N-acetyltransferase, which translates to MEILDLRHFSSHHLRPLLEHETMLWAQMMSWDYRPSAEMILRYIDSKILPGYAAVENDHIGGYAFFVYEGSKGVIGDLYADGSLQIEGDTVERRLAEHVIATLQRSPGVRRIEAQLLPHESGVISAPFLAEGFQQYPRLFMMLLLNNGFRPPVTPVPDIEYRRWSEADFQPSAAVITTSYRGHIDSEINDQYRSLNGSLRFLNNVVRFPGCGTFDGGGSFVAIHKPTRSIAGLLLCSRVRDDVGHVTQVCVLPEYRGRKIGESLIGLCAQDLRARNFFALSLTVTEANAKAVELYRKLGFDTKRRFDAFVWEG; encoded by the coding sequence GTGGAAATTCTGGACTTAAGACACTTCAGCTCCCACCACCTGCGTCCGCTCCTGGAGCATGAGACCATGCTGTGGGCGCAGATGATGTCCTGGGACTACCGCCCGTCGGCGGAGATGATCCTGCGCTACATTGATTCAAAGATCCTGCCCGGCTACGCGGCCGTGGAGAACGACCACATCGGCGGCTACGCTTTTTTTGTGTATGAAGGCAGCAAGGGCGTCATCGGCGATTTGTACGCTGACGGCTCTCTCCAGATCGAAGGCGACACCGTGGAGCGCCGCCTGGCCGAGCACGTGATCGCTACCTTGCAGCGCTCGCCCGGCGTGCGCCGCATTGAAGCCCAGCTTCTGCCCCACGAATCCGGCGTGATCAGCGCGCCGTTTCTGGCGGAAGGCTTCCAGCAATATCCCCGGCTGTTCATGATGCTGCTGCTGAACAACGGATTTCGTCCGCCTGTCACGCCGGTTCCGGACATTGAATACCGCCGCTGGTCGGAAGCCGACTTCCAACCCTCGGCCGCGGTCATCACCACGTCCTACCGCGGGCATATTGACTCGGAGATCAACGACCAGTACCGCAGCCTGAACGGGTCGCTGCGCTTCCTCAACAACGTTGTGCGTTTTCCCGGCTGCGGGACGTTTGACGGCGGCGGCTCGTTCGTCGCCATCCACAAGCCTACGCGGTCCATTGCCGGGCTACTGCTCTGCTCCCGTGTGCGCGACGACGTGGGCCACGTGACCCAGGTTTGCGTGCTGCCGGAGTATCGCGGACGCAAGATCGGCGAGTCGCTCATCGGCCTTTGCGCCCAGGACCTCCGCGCCCGCAACTTCTTCGCTTTGAGCCTCACCGTGACTGAGGCCAACGCCAAAGCCGTGGAACTCTACCGCAAGCTGGGTTTTGACACCAAGCGGCGTTTTGACGCCTTTGTTTGGGAAGGCTGA
- the rbfA gene encoding 30S ribosome-binding factor RbfA, which yields MPEQRARQYHRGRMVEALKDEIGVIIEGDLGDPRIALCTVSEVVMMPGGKSARIFLQVEGDEQESEETLQAITAAKGYIRHELMERLGKRHVPDLVFMLDRSQVYGGRIDELLGRIKKRKK from the coding sequence ATGCCGGAGCAAAGGGCTAGACAATATCATCGCGGGCGGATGGTTGAGGCGCTCAAGGATGAGATTGGCGTCATCATTGAAGGCGACCTGGGCGACCCGCGCATCGCCCTGTGCACCGTGAGCGAAGTGGTTATGATGCCTGGCGGGAAAAGCGCGCGTATTTTTCTCCAGGTGGAAGGCGACGAGCAGGAGAGCGAAGAGACCCTCCAGGCCATCACGGCGGCCAAGGGGTATATCCGCCACGAGTTGATGGAACGCCTGGGGAAGCGGCATGTGCCGGATTTGGTCTTCATGCTGGACCGCTCGCAGGTTTACGGCGGCCGGATTGATGAACTGCTGGGCAGAATCAAGAAGCGCAAGAAATAG
- a CDS encoding DUF503 domain-containing protein — MPIAYLTLEIRIEAAHSLKDKRQVVRSLKDRLRNAFNVSVAEIDVTDLWQRATLGVVSISGSRDYLEGLMRNVEQMAVRLANNNGAEVVDSFLDYVEIGESTEIG; from the coding sequence ATGCCCATCGCCTACCTCACGCTGGAAATCCGCATTGAAGCCGCGCACTCGCTCAAGGACAAGCGCCAGGTGGTGCGCAGCTTGAAAGACCGTCTGCGCAACGCGTTCAACGTCTCGGTCGCGGAGATAGACGTCACCGACCTGTGGCAGCGCGCCACTCTGGGTGTGGTCAGCATCTCCGGATCGCGCGATTACCTGGAAGGCCTCATGCGCAACGTGGAGCAAATGGCCGTCCGCCTGGCCAACAACAATGGTGCGGAGGTGGTGGACTCTTTCCTGGACTATGTCGAAATCGGGGAGAGCACGGAGATCGGGTGA
- a CDS encoding DinB family protein: protein MEINTRESPGSLNKALWDNDYWQKVRQRTNRVIACIPLDDAQFNWTPRPGKFSFADIIRHLAAIERFMYAENVQLKPSRYPGHGRELADGPQNVLAYFDRLHGESVEIFSRLTADDLNQRCVTPGGTAITVWKWLRAMVEHEVHHRAQIYTYLGLLGIPTPPIYGLTSEEVRERSVADRVIG, encoded by the coding sequence ATGGAGATCAACACCCGCGAATCGCCCGGCTCTTTGAACAAAGCGTTATGGGACAACGACTACTGGCAGAAAGTACGCCAGCGCACGAACCGAGTCATCGCCTGCATCCCACTGGACGACGCCCAGTTTAACTGGACGCCTCGTCCGGGCAAGTTCAGCTTTGCCGACATCATCCGCCACCTGGCTGCGATTGAACGCTTCATGTACGCGGAGAACGTACAGCTCAAGCCCAGCCGCTATCCCGGCCACGGCAGGGAACTGGCCGACGGGCCCCAGAACGTGCTGGCTTATTTTGACCGCCTGCACGGCGAGTCAGTGGAAATCTTCAGCCGCCTCACCGCAGACGACCTCAACCAGAGATGCGTTACCCCCGGCGGAACGGCCATCACTGTATGGAAGTGGTTGCGCGCTATGGTGGAGCATGAGGTGCATCATCGCGCGCAGATTTACACATATCTTGGTCTGCTCGGCATTCCCACCCCACCGATCTACGGACTGACGTCAGAAGAAGTAAGGGAGCGAAGCGTTGCAGATCGGGTGATCGGGTGA
- a CDS encoding M20/M25/M40 family metallo-hydrolase, whose translation MKNTLVLTLLAAVATTAFAQQPSLTPTQQLARGIYKELIEINTTDTPIGNVTTAAEAMAARLRAGGFPNEDVHVLGPVANKHNLVARLHGRGGGKPILFLAHLDVVEALAKDWSPNLDPFKFNEVDGYFYGRGTSDVKEGAALLVTTFIRLKQEGYVPARDLVLALTADEEGGDHNGVQWLLKEHRDLIDAEYCVNTDAGDFEWQKGKRLLLGMETSEKNYVDFTLEVKSNGGHSSRPAKDNAIYHLAAGLARMEKFDFPVTLNETTRTFFARTAKLQDAATAADFRALVKKPSDPAAVARLSRSTYFNALMRTTCVATRLEGGHANNALPQTAKANVNCRMLPGDTLQHVQATLKRVLADERISVTVVGDPGAAPASPLHPVIMQKLEELSKRLYGGIPVVPVMDTGASDGKYLRIGGIPTYGVPGVFMDVDDERAHGKDERLGVKDFYDGVEFYYLFVKSLTTQ comes from the coding sequence ATGAAAAATACTCTTGTCTTGACGTTGCTCGCGGCTGTGGCTACAACAGCCTTTGCGCAGCAGCCTTCGCTCACGCCTACGCAGCAACTGGCGCGCGGCATCTACAAAGAACTGATCGAAATCAACACCACGGACACGCCCATCGGCAACGTGACCACCGCTGCAGAAGCGATGGCAGCTCGTCTGCGCGCCGGCGGCTTCCCTAATGAAGACGTGCACGTGCTCGGCCCGGTCGCCAACAAGCACAACCTGGTCGCGCGGCTGCATGGACGCGGGGGCGGCAAGCCAATCCTGTTTCTGGCGCACCTGGACGTGGTGGAAGCATTGGCCAAAGACTGGTCGCCCAACCTGGACCCCTTCAAGTTCAATGAAGTGGACGGGTACTTCTACGGCCGCGGCACCTCGGACGTCAAGGAAGGCGCCGCGCTGCTGGTGACCACGTTCATCCGGCTCAAGCAGGAAGGTTATGTGCCGGCGCGCGACTTGGTGCTGGCGCTCACCGCCGACGAAGAAGGCGGCGACCACAACGGAGTGCAGTGGCTGCTCAAGGAACATCGCGACCTGATTGATGCCGAGTATTGCGTCAACACCGACGCCGGCGACTTCGAGTGGCAAAAAGGCAAACGGCTGCTTCTGGGCATGGAGACCAGCGAGAAGAATTACGTGGACTTTACGCTGGAAGTGAAGAGCAACGGCGGGCACAGTTCGCGTCCGGCGAAGGACAACGCGATCTACCATCTGGCGGCCGGGCTGGCGCGCATGGAGAAATTCGATTTTCCGGTCACGCTGAATGAAACCACGCGGACCTTTTTTGCGCGCACGGCCAAATTGCAGGATGCGGCCACCGCCGCCGACTTCCGCGCCCTGGTGAAAAAGCCCAGCGACCCGGCCGCTGTCGCGCGGCTTTCGCGCTCCACGTATTTCAACGCCCTGATGCGCACCACCTGCGTGGCCACGCGACTGGAAGGCGGCCATGCCAACAACGCCCTGCCGCAAACCGCCAAAGCCAACGTGAACTGCCGCATGCTGCCCGGCGATACCCTGCAGCATGTGCAGGCCACGCTGAAGCGCGTGCTGGCCGATGAGCGCATCAGCGTGACGGTGGTTGGCGACCCAGGCGCGGCGCCGGCTTCGCCCTTGCATCCGGTCATCATGCAAAAGCTGGAAGAGCTGAGCAAACGGCTCTATGGAGGCATCCCGGTGGTGCCGGTGATGGACACTGGCGCCAGCGACGGGAAGTACCTGCGCATCGGTGGCATTCCCACCTACGGCGTCCCCGGCGTGTTTATGGACGTGGATGACGAGCGTGCCCACGGCAAAGACGAGCGCCTGGGAGTGAAAGATTTCTACGACGGCGTGGAGTTCTACTACCTGTTTGTGAAGAGCCTGACGACGCAGTAA
- a CDS encoding glycosyltransferase family 39 protein: MPIREDGLLPVSAKLMVLQLIVVAGICAFLFFFNLGAFGLLGADEPRYAQIGREMFARHDWIVPTLNGSPWLEKPVLLYWMEMIAYRTYGVQDWVARLPSGVFAAGMVLAIFFFMRRFRPGAELDAALIAASMVGVLAFARGASTDMAISAPLCVAMLAWWAWNETEKKLWLAAFYALLALGALAKGPVAPAFAVLIVGAYAVLRRDGKIFVRTLWWPGFALFLAIALPWYVAVQNKVPQFFHVFFIEHNLERFGSDLYRHSQPFWYYIPVFVLAVMPWTVFALPAVVSGVRDWIKKLRAAGEDVGPQPEEDRMASFLLLWVLIPIVFFSISRSKLPGYILPSIPPAALLAAVYLHRLQKIPRIMQMLHSLVCGAVMAAALLAPWILIVRPPAHCGFLCTLRLLNQNIPQATVNIVAFSAGLIAVTVLLLVRWRGLQVLHFATLLPLVLGMTFVLHPAVSPLLDQKLSARPVDARLRSLGVAGEPLVVLEVKRDVEYGLNFYRNQRPLHYDKDGIPAEPHVVVTKQGNGDAVRALVGDRQVTSLGVFAPQQLEFFAIATSK, from the coding sequence ATGCCTATAAGAGAAGACGGACTTCTGCCCGTCAGCGCCAAGCTGATGGTGCTGCAGCTGATCGTGGTCGCCGGCATCTGCGCGTTCCTGTTCTTCTTCAACCTGGGCGCGTTCGGCCTGCTGGGCGCTGACGAGCCGCGCTACGCCCAGATTGGCCGCGAGATGTTTGCCCGCCATGACTGGATCGTCCCCACGCTGAACGGCTCACCCTGGCTGGAAAAGCCCGTGCTGCTCTACTGGATGGAGATGATCGCCTACCGCACTTATGGCGTCCAGGACTGGGTGGCGCGACTGCCTTCTGGGGTTTTTGCCGCCGGGATGGTGCTGGCGATCTTCTTCTTCATGCGCCGTTTCCGCCCGGGCGCCGAACTGGACGCAGCACTGATCGCCGCCTCCATGGTGGGCGTGCTGGCCTTTGCCCGCGGCGCGTCCACCGACATGGCGATCTCAGCTCCGCTTTGCGTGGCCATGCTGGCCTGGTGGGCCTGGAATGAGACCGAGAAAAAGCTCTGGCTGGCGGCGTTCTATGCGCTGCTGGCGCTGGGCGCGTTGGCCAAAGGACCGGTGGCGCCGGCGTTTGCCGTGCTGATCGTCGGCGCCTACGCCGTGCTGCGCCGCGATGGAAAAATCTTCGTTCGCACCCTGTGGTGGCCGGGCTTTGCATTGTTCCTTGCCATCGCCTTGCCCTGGTATGTAGCGGTGCAGAATAAGGTCCCGCAGTTCTTCCACGTTTTCTTCATCGAGCATAATCTGGAACGCTTTGGCAGTGACTTGTACCGTCACTCGCAGCCGTTCTGGTATTACATCCCGGTGTTTGTGCTAGCCGTGATGCCCTGGACGGTGTTTGCTCTGCCCGCTGTGGTCAGCGGAGTGCGTGATTGGATCAAGAAGCTTCGCGCCGCCGGCGAAGACGTTGGTCCCCAGCCGGAAGAAGACCGCATGGCTTCCTTCCTGCTTCTGTGGGTCCTCATCCCGATTGTCTTTTTCAGTATTTCACGCTCCAAGCTGCCGGGTTACATCTTGCCGTCCATCCCTCCGGCCGCGTTGCTCGCGGCGGTGTACCTGCATCGCCTGCAGAAGATTCCCCGGATCATGCAGATGCTGCATTCGCTGGTCTGCGGCGCTGTCATGGCCGCGGCGTTGCTGGCTCCGTGGATATTGATTGTCCGTCCGCCTGCTCATTGTGGATTCCTGTGCACCCTGCGGCTGCTGAATCAAAATATTCCGCAGGCCACGGTGAACATCGTCGCGTTCTCCGCCGGCCTGATCGCCGTTACCGTGCTCCTGCTGGTCCGCTGGCGGGGACTCCAAGTGCTGCACTTCGCAACTCTTTTGCCGCTGGTCCTTGGGATGACTTTCGTCTTGCATCCTGCCGTTTCGCCGCTGCTGGACCAGAAGCTGTCCGCGCGTCCGGTGGACGCCCGCTTGCGATCGTTGGGCGTTGCCGGCGAGCCGCTGGTGGTCCTGGAAGTCAAGCGCGACGTGGAATACGGCCTGAACTTTTATCGCAACCAGCGCCCTCTGCACTATGACAAGGATGGCATACCCGCGGAGCCTCACGTGGTCGTGACCAAGCAAGGCAACGGCGACGCCGTCCGCGCCCTGGTTGGCGACCGCCAGGTGACCTCGCTCGGCGTCTTTGCTCCGCAGCAGTTGGAGTTCTTTGCGATCGCTACTTCAAAATGA
- a CDS encoding alpha/beta hydrolase, which translates to MEPISHFFYSDRLKLQLWDYGQDGKPSLVLVHGGLDHARNWDWVARSLREHYHVYALDLRGHGNSAWAPGAMYGVAEHVLDLSALLDIIDEFPIRLVGHSLGGMIVLHYAGIYPERVSKAVSVEGVGFPASHRVHGPASQRLRTWIENVRDMEKRTQRAYPNLDAAMARMKEANPHLSDEVAQHLTLHGTNWDSDGSMVWKFDNYVRAISPYGHHLQDAVELFGQITAPTLIFWGMESFAPVPENDPRVKAIRNGRLIKVPKAGHWVHHDQLELFLKETTEFLRD; encoded by the coding sequence ATGGAACCGATCTCGCACTTCTTCTACTCTGACCGCTTGAAACTCCAGCTTTGGGACTACGGGCAGGATGGCAAACCTTCTCTGGTGCTGGTGCACGGCGGCCTGGACCACGCGCGCAACTGGGACTGGGTGGCGCGTTCGCTGCGCGAACACTACCACGTCTACGCGCTGGACCTGCGCGGACACGGCAACAGCGCATGGGCGCCGGGCGCGATGTACGGCGTGGCGGAGCACGTGCTGGACCTTTCCGCGCTGTTGGACATCATTGATGAATTCCCTATCCGCCTGGTGGGCCATTCGCTGGGCGGCATGATCGTGCTGCACTACGCGGGCATCTATCCGGAGCGAGTGTCGAAAGCCGTGTCGGTGGAAGGCGTGGGCTTCCCCGCCAGCCATCGCGTGCATGGTCCGGCCAGCCAACGCCTGCGGACGTGGATTGAAAACGTCCGCGACATGGAAAAACGCACGCAGCGCGCTTACCCCAACCTGGACGCCGCCATGGCGCGCATGAAAGAAGCCAACCCGCATCTCTCTGATGAAGTGGCCCAACACCTCACTCTGCACGGCACCAACTGGGATTCTGACGGCTCCATGGTGTGGAAGTTCGACAACTACGTGCGCGCCATCTCTCCCTACGGCCATCATCTGCAGGACGCGGTGGAACTCTTCGGACAGATCACCGCGCCTACGCTCATCTTTTGGGGGATGGAAAGCTTTGCGCCCGTGCCGGAGAACGACCCGCGGGTGAAGGCCATCCGCAACGGACGGCTGATCAAAGTCCCCAAAGCCGGACACTGGGTGCACCATGATCAACTGGAATTGTTTTTGAAAGAGACGACGGAGTTTTTGCGGGACTAA
- a CDS encoding bifunctional oligoribonuclease/PAP phosphatase NrnA gives MDQFEQVLQRIEQGSHFLVTSHARPDGDAVGSALAMGQVLRKMGKTAEVVLRDSVPVIYQPLPFSQTITHSPEVTGNFDAAIILECDSVQRTRLHGLEKYFQINIDHHTSSKAFADINWIDPRACAVAEMVFRLALAARVCVTPEIATCLYTAVLTDTGAFSYSATNAHTFELARCLVEHGADPSHIAQSVYFASPISKIRLLGAALRGLHQEGAVTWMSVTRQDMLDCGALDEDTEGLVNYALGIAGIEVAVFFREVAQTRVRVSIRSKGAVNVAELAEKFGGGGHECASGFSTEGPLSDAVVRVLAELRSRMPATNTKPS, from the coding sequence ATGGACCAGTTCGAACAGGTCTTACAAAGGATAGAGCAAGGCAGTCATTTTCTGGTGACTTCGCACGCCCGGCCTGACGGCGACGCCGTCGGCTCGGCGCTGGCGATGGGCCAGGTCCTGCGCAAGATGGGAAAGACCGCGGAGGTGGTGCTCCGCGACAGCGTTCCCGTCATCTATCAGCCTTTGCCTTTTTCGCAAACCATCACGCATTCGCCGGAGGTCACCGGGAACTTTGACGCCGCCATCATCCTGGAATGTGACAGCGTCCAGCGCACGCGTCTCCATGGCCTGGAGAAGTATTTTCAGATCAACATAGATCACCACACCAGTTCCAAGGCCTTCGCCGACATCAACTGGATTGACCCGCGCGCCTGCGCCGTCGCCGAAATGGTGTTCCGGTTGGCCCTGGCCGCCCGCGTCTGCGTGACTCCGGAGATCGCCACCTGCCTGTACACGGCGGTGCTCACGGACACTGGCGCGTTCAGTTACTCGGCCACCAACGCGCACACTTTTGAGCTGGCGCGCTGCCTGGTGGAACATGGCGCTGATCCCTCGCACATCGCACAGAGCGTTTACTTCGCCAGTCCCATTTCCAAGATTCGCTTGCTCGGCGCGGCCCTGCGGGGCCTGCATCAGGAAGGCGCGGTGACCTGGATGTCCGTGACCCGCCAGGACATGCTCGACTGCGGCGCGCTCGACGAAGACACAGAAGGCCTGGTGAATTACGCCCTGGGTATCGCCGGAATTGAAGTCGCGGTGTTCTTCCGCGAAGTGGCGCAGACCCGGGTGCGCGTCAGCATCCGCAGCAAAGGCGCGGTCAACGTGGCTGAGCTGGCGGAAAAATTTGGCGGCGGCGGTCACGAATGCGCCAGCGGATTTTCCACGGAAGGCCCCTTGTCCGATGCCGTGGTTCGCGTCCTGGCTGAGCTGCGGAGTAGAATGCCCGCAACCAATACAAAGCCGAGCTGA
- a CDS encoding fumarylacetoacetate hydrolase family protein, translating into MKTTRRNILKSTAALAAAAATGAFPAIPAAAKAEAKPARGMARGLTLLSMRRGASGGYRLGVKTDKGILDVPEAAKLLKMHAPQTVDELLQNEDGPSLNALVDAALKSPAAKNAFVKEDSIEYGPLLSHPEKVVCVGLNYRKHAQETGAAVPKEPVLFNKFPTSLNRHNGTVKLPVNLAKKFDYEVELVIVIGKEASNVAEADALSYAAGYCTGNDFTARDLQYELDGKQWMIGKALDQFAPLGPYMVTADLIDPDNLKLECRVNGETRQSSNTSDMIANCRHMISYISRYILLKPGDIIFTGTPEGVIQGKPKDKQVWLKPGDKIACSLEKLGELKFELV; encoded by the coding sequence ATGAAAACTACTCGCCGTAATATTTTGAAGAGCACGGCCGCACTTGCTGCCGCGGCCGCAACCGGCGCATTTCCGGCCATACCCGCCGCAGCCAAGGCTGAAGCCAAGCCGGCCCGCGGCATGGCCCGCGGCCTCACCCTGTTGAGCATGCGTCGCGGCGCGTCCGGCGGCTATCGCCTCGGCGTTAAGACCGACAAAGGCATCCTGGACGTTCCCGAGGCCGCAAAGCTGCTCAAGATGCATGCTCCGCAAACCGTGGACGAGCTGCTGCAGAATGAAGACGGCCCCAGCCTCAACGCGCTGGTGGACGCCGCCCTCAAGTCGCCGGCTGCCAAGAACGCGTTCGTCAAGGAAGACAGCATCGAGTACGGGCCGCTGCTTTCCCATCCAGAGAAGGTCGTCTGCGTGGGCTTGAACTATCGCAAGCACGCGCAGGAAACCGGTGCTGCCGTCCCCAAAGAGCCGGTCCTGTTCAACAAGTTTCCCACGTCGCTGAACCGGCACAACGGCACCGTCAAGTTGCCGGTGAACTTGGCCAAGAAGTTCGACTATGAGGTCGAGCTGGTGATCGTGATCGGCAAAGAAGCCAGCAACGTCGCTGAAGCCGACGCGCTCTCCTACGCCGCCGGTTACTGCACCGGCAACGATTTCACCGCACGCGACCTGCAATACGAACTCGACGGCAAGCAGTGGATGATCGGCAAAGCCCTGGACCAGTTCGCGCCGCTGGGTCCCTACATGGTCACCGCCGACCTGATTGATCCTGACAATCTCAAGCTGGAATGCCGCGTCAACGGCGAGACGCGGCAGTCGTCGAACACCAGCGACATGATCGCCAACTGCCGGCACATGATCAGCTACATTTCGCGTTACATCCTGCTCAAGCCGGGGGACATCATCTTTACCGGCACGCCTGAGGGCGTGATCCAGGGCAAGCCCAAGGACAAACAAGTCTGGCTCAAGCCCGGCGACAAGATTGCCTGCAGTCTGGAAAAGCTGGGCGAGCTGAAGTTTGAGCTGGTTTAG